A region of Kwoniella shivajii chromosome 11, complete sequence DNA encodes the following proteins:
- a CDS encoding 40S ribosomal protein S4-B: MLDKLGGTYAPRPSPGPHKLRESLPLTVFLRNRLKYALTGREVTAIVKQRLIKVDGKVRTDETYPAGFMDVITIERSGEHFRLLYDIKGRFTIHRITPEEASFKLLKVRKHQLGPKGVPYLVSHDGRTIRYPDPAIKVNDTVKFDFVQNKIVDHIKFEPGNVVMVTGGRNMGRSGVIVHKERHLGGFDIVHVKDVLDRTFATRLSNIFVIGEGAKAQVSLPKGKGVKLSIAEERDQRRRQKAQEA; encoded by the exons ATGCTCGACAAGTTGGGCGGGACCTAC GCTCCTCGCCCTTCTCCCGGTCCTCACAAGCTCCGAGAATCCCTTCCCCTCACAGTTTTCCTTCGAAACAGATTGAAGTACGCTTTAACCGGTAGAGAAGTTACAGCCATCGTCAAGCAAAGACTTATCAAGGTTGACGGTAAAGTTAGAACTGATGAGACCTACCCTGCTGGATTCATGG ATGTTATCACCATTGAGCGATCAGGTGAACACTTCCGACTCCTCTACGACATCAAAGGTCGATTCACCATCCACCGAATCACCCCCGAGGAGGCTTCTTTCAAGCTCCTCAAGGTCCGAAAGCATCAACTCGGTCCCAAAGGTGTACCTTACCTCGTCTCTCACGACGGACGAACCATCCGATACCCTGACCCAGCTATCAAAGTTAACGACACTGTCAAATTCGACTTTGTTCAAAACAAGATTGTTGATCACATCAAATTCGAACCCGGAAACGTTGTCATGGTTACCGGTGGACGAAACATGGGTCGATCAGGTGTAATCGTTCACAAAGAAAGACACTTGGGTGGTTTCGATATCGTTCACGTTAAAGATGTTTTGGACAGAACTTTCGCTACCAG ACTCTCTAACATTTTCGTTATCGGTGAGGGTGCTAAAGCTCAAGTATCTTTGCCCAAAGGCAAGGGTGTCAAGCTTTCCATCGCCGAGGAGAGAGACCAAAGGAGGAGACAAAAAGCCCAAGAAGCATAA
- a CDS encoding mannose-1-phosphate guanyltransferase, whose product MIRYALILVGGFGTRLRPLTLSWPKPLVEFCNKAMILHQIEALVKAGVKDIVLAVNYRPEVMVSVLKKTEEEFGINIHFSVETEPLGTAGPLALAREILGKDDTPFFVLNSDVTCIYPFEAFRDFHIAHGCEGSIMVTKVAEPSAYGVVVTKPGSTVIDRFVEKPVEFVGNRINAGIYIFNPSVLDRIQLQPTSIEKEVFPAIAADHQLHSFDLPGFWMDVGQPKDYLSGTCLYLSHLTAQHSPLLTDPKQNKWVYGGNVLVDPTAEIDPTAVIGPNVVIGPDAKIGPGVRLQRCVIMSNATVRDHSWIANSIVGWNSNVGRWTRVENITVLGDDVTIKDELYVNGASVLPHKSISTSITEPRIVMCKFCFTVAVYKNWLN is encoded by the exons atgataag ATACGCGCTGATCTTAGTTGGTGGTTTCGGTACTCGACTCAGACCTTTGACT TTATCATGGCCTAAACCACTGGTAGAGTTCTGtaacaag GCtatgat CTTGCATCAAATCGAAGCTCTTGTCAAG GCCGGAGTAAAAGATATTGTGCTTGCCGTCAACTACCGACCTGAAGTTATGGTTTCAGTACTTAAaaagactgaagaagaattcggTATCAACATTCATTTCTCAGTTGAGACTGAACCGTTAGGTACTG CTGGTCCTCTCGCTCTCGCTAGAGAGATCCTGGGAAAAGATGATACACCTTTCTTCGTCCTCAATTCTGATGTCACTTGTATCTACCCTTTCGAAGCATTCCG AGACTTCCATATTGCTCATGGGTGTGAAGGTTCAATCATGGTAACTAAAGTTGCTGAACCTTCAGCATACGGTGTCGTAGTCACCAAACCTGGTTCTACAGTCATTGATCGATTCGTGGAGAAACCAGTGGAGTTCGTCGGTAACAGAATTAATGCTGGTATCTACATTTTCAACCCAAGTGTACTGGATAGaattcaa cttcaaccaACTTCTATCGAGAAAGAGGTCTTCCCTGCCATTGCCGCCGATCATCAATTACATTCCTTCGACCTTCCCGGTTTCTGGATGGATGTTGGTCAACCCAAAGACTACTTGTCAG GAACCTGCCTTTACCTCTCTCACCTTACAGCTCaacactcacctcttcttaCCGATCCCAAACAAAACAAATGGGTATATGGCGGTAACGTCTTGGTAGATCCT ACCGCCGAGATCGATCCTACTGCTGTTATCGGACCTAACGTAGTTATTGGACCTGATGCAAAGATTGGTCCAGGAGTAAGACTTCAAAGATGTGTTATCATGTCAAACGCAACTGTCAGAGATCATTCTTGGATCGCGAACTCTATCGTTGGATGGAACTCTAATGTCGGACGATGG ACTCGGGTTGAAAACATCACAGTCCTTGGAGATGACGTTACCATAAAAGATGAACTTTATGTCAATGGTGCTTCAGTCTTACCTCATAAGAGT ATCTCTACTTCAATCACTGAACCTCGAATTGTCATGTGTAAGTTTTGTTTCACAGTTGCGGTTTACAAGAATTGGTTGAACTGA